The Borreliella mayonii genome has a segment encoding these proteins:
- a CDS encoding HAD family hydrolase → MNERENIIALIFDFDNTLIYGNMQQVLFDEYCVDSCSFWREVEGLEHVYRQNGYNIISNEMIYLSHFLTYVREGVFKSLDNRVLFNLGAKLRFFEGVIGLFDEIAEINKKLENNNSQVKIYIVSSGFRQMILGSKIAPYVSKVWACEFIDSYLMPFYELRDDKFSKNKILSSVCYFVDHTIKTRVIFEINKGSYEKINERIPKSKRQIPFKNIFYIADGFSDIPAFEILNNILKHCRNTLTVYHGNDKNAKKLFYENRVGDFAEANYSKGTKLYNWIMEKICLNV, encoded by the coding sequence ATGAATGAAAGAGAAAATATTATAGCTTTAATATTTGATTTTGATAATACTCTTATTTATGGTAATATGCAGCAAGTACTGTTTGATGAGTATTGTGTTGATTCTTGTTCCTTTTGGAGAGAAGTTGAAGGTTTAGAGCATGTTTATAGGCAAAACGGTTATAATATAATTTCTAATGAAATGATATATTTATCCCATTTTTTAACCTACGTAAGGGAGGGGGTTTTTAAAAGTCTGGATAATAGAGTATTGTTTAATTTGGGTGCTAAATTAAGATTTTTTGAAGGGGTTATTGGTTTATTTGATGAGATAGCTGAAATAAATAAGAAGCTGGAAAATAATAATTCGCAGGTTAAAATTTACATTGTTTCAAGTGGGTTTAGACAAATGATTTTGGGAAGCAAAATTGCGCCTTATGTAAGCAAAGTGTGGGCATGTGAGTTTATAGATTCTTATTTGATGCCTTTTTACGAACTCAGAGATGATAAATTTTCTAAAAATAAGATTTTAAGCAGTGTTTGTTACTTTGTAGATCATACAATAAAAACTAGAGTTATTTTTGAAATCAATAAAGGTTCTTATGAGAAGATTAATGAAAGAATACCAAAGAGTAAAAGACAAATTCCTTTTAAAAATATATTTTACATTGCAGATGGATTTAGCGATATTCCAGCATTTGAAATCTTAAATAATATTCTGAAACATTGTAGAAATACCTTGACAGTGTATCATGGAAATGATAAAAATGCAAAAAAATTGTTTTATGAGAATAGAGTGGGAGATTTTGCTGAGGCCAATTATAGTAAGGGCACTAAATTGTATAATTGGATAATGGAGAAAATTTGCTTGAACGTGTAA
- a CDS encoding UTP--glucose-1-phosphate uridylyltransferase: MDFKVDKIFSEMILEKLNSGEIGINDFESIKYFPCDSHENIFNISDKILRFKFDKGLVEDNLKKYFHDFSKFLRLEEGDCYIFSSCDLENLGLMLFPYLSFGILNGGSATSYFDLAKNRALNEDLYVLYESKILEFKEKFGEFPKGITPAYINKNGSFGFSFLALKIRHLLMASKKYESCCGKRIKPSIFQMTSCKTDEFISKFLDDLFADDLIKSVNFCNFKKEDIFTAVQPLVYCYEKLNSSSYQYFTLKDNKNGNSILALPAGHGQNFKILKDIYLRLYESGKRFIYIGNVDNIGFTINFKALAVMALTNYSSGFEFSFKSKADFKGGVLAVNSENRLTCVDIGGGISSEIVQDFENKGNRLLFNCATGLFNLEYLIKNIDEIIERMPIRIIEQDKEIGKYISVEQITWEVLKLMENPLILTVDRNKRFLPAKLFIDMLLNSNLEDGCEDCCKKGVNNSAAKNFSALSDLLSKDYGLLCGLYKWTF, translated from the coding sequence ATGGATTTTAAAGTTGATAAAATTTTTTCTGAAATGATACTTGAAAAACTTAATTCTGGTGAGATAGGGATTAATGATTTTGAATCCATTAAGTATTTTCCTTGCGATAGCCATGAAAATATTTTTAATATTTCGGATAAAATTTTGAGGTTTAAGTTTGACAAAGGTTTGGTTGAAGATAATTTAAAAAAATATTTTCATGATTTTTCTAAATTTTTGCGCTTAGAAGAAGGTGATTGTTATATTTTTTCTTCTTGTGATCTTGAAAATTTGGGATTAATGCTTTTCCCATATCTTTCTTTTGGAATCTTAAATGGGGGCTCTGCAACAAGTTATTTTGATTTAGCTAAAAATAGGGCATTAAATGAAGATTTATATGTGCTATATGAATCTAAAATACTTGAATTTAAAGAAAAATTTGGAGAATTTCCAAAGGGGATAACTCCAGCTTATATTAATAAAAACGGTAGTTTTGGATTCTCATTTTTGGCTTTGAAAATTAGACATCTTTTAATGGCTTCTAAAAAATATGAATCTTGTTGTGGCAAAAGGATCAAGCCCTCAATATTTCAAATGACTAGTTGTAAAACGGATGAATTTATTTCAAAATTTTTGGATGATTTATTTGCGGATGATTTGATTAAAAGTGTAAATTTTTGTAATTTTAAAAAAGAAGATATTTTTACAGCTGTACAACCTTTAGTTTATTGTTATGAAAAACTGAACAGCTCTAGTTATCAATATTTTACTCTCAAAGATAATAAAAATGGCAATTCTATTTTGGCTTTGCCTGCCGGTCATGGTCAAAATTTTAAAATTTTAAAAGATATTTATTTAAGGCTTTATGAATCTGGGAAAAGATTTATATACATTGGCAATGTTGATAATATAGGCTTTACAATTAATTTTAAAGCACTTGCTGTAATGGCTTTGACCAATTATTCTTCTGGGTTTGAATTTAGTTTTAAAAGCAAGGCAGATTTTAAGGGGGGGGTATTGGCAGTAAATAGTGAAAATCGTTTAACTTGTGTTGATATTGGTGGGGGGATTTCTTCAGAGATTGTGCAAGATTTTGAAAATAAGGGTAATAGGCTGTTATTTAATTGTGCAACTGGGCTTTTTAATTTAGAGTATTTGATAAAAAATATTGATGAAATAATAGAAAGAATGCCTATTAGAATTATAGAGCAAGACAAAGAAATTGGTAAATATATTTCGGTTGAGCAAATAACGTGGGAAGTGTTAAAATTAATGGAAAATCCATTAATTTTAACGGTTGATAGAAATAAAAGATTTCTTCCTGCAAAGTTATTTATTGACATGTTGCTTAATAGTAATCTTGAAGATGGATGTGAAGATTGTTGTAAGAAGGGGGTCAATAATTCTGCTGCTAAGAATTTTAGTGCTCTTTCTGATTTATTATCAAAAGATTACGGCTTGCTTTGTGGGCTCTATAAATGGACTTTTTGA
- a CDS encoding phosphoglucomutase, whose product MLKQYSLNMKNFKKAFDEMIFSPSGFRKIFAKSKNEDSMENEINNEDKVLIALIIFTISNYFKDESKPCIGLGLDSRPTGNIIIEITIKILITNKEKIKFFGILPITEILAYIKNSKDSKGFIYISASHNPIGYNGIKIGLNDGGVLNSAKAHEIIKQIKNNSQNEKLINYLINALNKFDEDKSHLEYYNKTIKLERKNKNQSYEAYKSLIHEIAYENDINNKNIEILKKRILKNPIGIIAEMNGSSRINSIDKELIESLGLKIELYNDEIGIFKHNIIPEGKSLNECKKLLQNKYIQDNSFELGYVPDCDGDRGNLVFIDKGTNTANIIEAQKIFALVVISELSYLYYTGIKNNIAIVTNDATSLNIEKIANFFNAKVYRVEVGEANLTEMADDLRAQGLIVKISGEGSNGGCIIHSSRVRDPITTLLSIVKLLKMKELYQIWCKLSKNYYKEKYDLKDILNTTNFYSNVIVSSKKANLTNLKIENQEILKSNYENLLIKEIKSNKLFQELSITDYEIINYEGKRQSKIRTGDSSGGLKVLLKTNKEIVATLWMRISKTEPVTRVLSEVIYAKRNILFKLLEFNKRLIKKANLPNN is encoded by the coding sequence ATGCTTAAACAATATTCACTGAACATGAAAAATTTTAAAAAAGCTTTTGATGAGATGATATTTTCTCCTTCAGGATTTAGAAAAATTTTTGCAAAATCAAAAAATGAAGATTCAATGGAAAATGAAATAAACAATGAAGATAAAGTGCTAATAGCACTAATAATCTTCACAATATCAAATTATTTTAAAGATGAATCCAAGCCCTGTATTGGATTAGGATTAGACTCAAGACCAACTGGCAACATTATTATAGAAATAACAATAAAAATATTAATAACAAACAAAGAAAAGATTAAGTTTTTTGGGATACTTCCAATAACTGAAATTTTAGCTTATATAAAAAACAGCAAAGATTCAAAGGGCTTCATTTACATCTCTGCAAGTCATAATCCAATAGGGTACAATGGGATAAAAATAGGCTTAAACGATGGTGGAGTACTAAATTCTGCAAAAGCTCATGAAATAATAAAACAAATTAAAAACAACAGCCAAAATGAAAAGCTAATAAACTATTTAATTAACGCTCTAAACAAATTTGATGAAGATAAATCCCATTTAGAGTATTATAATAAAACAATAAAATTGGAAAGAAAAAATAAAAACCAATCTTACGAAGCATATAAATCATTAATACATGAAATAGCATATGAAAACGATATTAACAATAAAAATATCGAAATTTTAAAGAAAAGAATACTAAAAAATCCAATTGGAATAATAGCAGAAATGAACGGAAGCTCTAGAATCAATTCAATAGATAAAGAATTGATAGAATCTTTGGGATTGAAAATAGAATTATATAATGACGAAATAGGCATTTTTAAGCATAATATTATTCCTGAAGGAAAATCTTTAAATGAATGTAAAAAGCTGCTACAAAATAAATATATACAAGACAATTCTTTTGAGCTAGGATACGTACCAGATTGTGATGGAGATAGGGGCAATCTGGTGTTTATAGATAAAGGCACAAACACTGCAAATATCATCGAAGCACAAAAAATATTTGCACTTGTAGTAATTTCAGAGCTTAGCTATCTTTATTACACAGGAATAAAAAATAATATAGCAATAGTAACCAATGATGCAACATCTCTAAATATTGAAAAAATTGCAAATTTTTTCAACGCAAAAGTTTATAGAGTAGAAGTTGGAGAAGCTAATCTAACAGAAATGGCAGATGATTTAAGAGCTCAGGGATTAATTGTAAAAATCTCAGGAGAAGGATCAAATGGGGGCTGTATAATCCATTCTTCAAGGGTAAGAGACCCAATTACTACTCTACTTAGTATCGTAAAATTATTAAAAATGAAAGAACTTTACCAAATATGGTGCAAATTATCTAAAAACTACTATAAAGAAAAGTACGACTTAAAAGATATTTTAAATACAACAAATTTTTATAGCAATGTAATAGTATCATCCAAGAAAGCTAATTTAACAAATCTCAAAATAGAAAATCAAGAAATTTTAAAAAGCAATTATGAAAATCTATTGATTAAAGAGATAAAAAGCAATAAGTTATTTCAAGAATTATCAATAACTGACTATGAAATCATTAACTATGAAGGCAAAAGGCAATCTAAGATTAGAACAGGAGATTCCTCGGGAGGATTAAAGGTATTGTTAAAAACTAATAAAGAAATTGTTGCAACCTTATGGATGAGAATTTCAAAGACAGAACCAGTAACAAGAGTACTCAGCGAAGTTATTTATGCAAAAAGAAATATTTTGTTCAAGCTACTAGAATTTAACAAAAGACTAATAAAAAAGGCAAATCTACCTAATAATTAA
- the trpS gene encoding tryptophan--tRNA ligase has translation MKRKVMLTGDRPTGSLHLGHYVGSVVNRLKFQEEYETYFIIADLHTLTTKPDLKSINTIPYNVREMVLDYLACGINPDKVSIYLQSAIPELFELYLIFSMLVTVARLQRIPSIKDMSIAAGLKEIPYGLLGYPVLMSADILMTKANLVPVGRDNESHIEFARELARKFNYLYENNFFPIPESVFTDSRPLVGIYGKNKMSKSLNNAIFLNDDENLLEKKIMSMYTDPNRIRADIPGNVEGNPVFIYHGIFNSNHEEVEDLKIRYKKGKVGDVEVKKKLFLALNSFLKPIRDKRSFYEAKKKDYIDEIIFDGTSKARFVANKVVKDVKDLIGLSKTWNGIKYSAKKKLKNEE, from the coding sequence TTGAAAAGAAAGGTTATGCTTACGGGAGATAGGCCCACTGGTTCTCTTCATTTGGGGCACTATGTAGGATCTGTAGTAAATCGGTTGAAATTTCAAGAAGAGTATGAAACATATTTTATTATAGCCGATTTACACACTTTGACTACAAAGCCTGATTTGAAGAGCATCAATACAATACCTTATAATGTTAGAGAAATGGTTTTAGATTATCTTGCTTGTGGGATTAATCCTGATAAGGTTAGCATATATCTGCAATCAGCTATACCAGAGCTCTTTGAGCTTTATTTAATATTTTCAATGCTTGTTACTGTTGCGCGCTTGCAAAGGATTCCAAGTATAAAAGATATGAGCATTGCGGCGGGACTTAAAGAGATTCCTTATGGTCTTTTAGGATATCCTGTTCTTATGAGCGCAGATATTTTAATGACAAAAGCAAATTTAGTTCCTGTTGGGCGTGATAATGAATCTCATATTGAATTTGCAAGAGAACTTGCAAGAAAGTTTAACTATTTGTACGAAAATAATTTTTTCCCAATACCCGAATCTGTTTTCACAGATTCTCGTCCTTTGGTGGGTATTTACGGCAAAAATAAAATGAGTAAGAGTCTTAATAATGCAATTTTTTTAAACGATGATGAAAATTTGTTAGAAAAAAAAATTATGTCTATGTATACAGATCCAAATAGAATAAGGGCAGATATTCCTGGTAATGTTGAGGGTAATCCTGTTTTTATTTATCACGGTATTTTTAATAGTAATCATGAAGAAGTTGAAGATCTTAAAATTAGGTATAAGAAGGGTAAAGTAGGTGATGTTGAGGTTAAGAAAAAATTGTTTTTAGCTTTGAATAGCTTTTTAAAACCAATAAGGGATAAAAGAAGTTTTTATGAAGCCAAAAAAAAAGATTACATTGATGAAATTATTTTTGATGGTACGAGCAAGGCAAGGTTTGTTGCAAATAAAGTAGTAAAAGATGTTAAGGATTTAATAGGACTTTCAAAAACTTGGAATGGAATAAAATATAGTGCTAAGAAAAAATTAAAAAATGAAGAATGA
- a CDS encoding AI-2E family transporter, protein MLEDLNTNQGLRPWKVESVFYCIVIVLIFIGAFKIAEAVFKPLAISIVLGFLVYPVYTFLARLKVPKFLIVFIIFFLLFSFSYLIFSFVYYSVTVLMKQLPYYQNQLAFIMKDVLSRYKVDSSVINSMNFSGYIYPFLTRASNEIIGFTSSLVVVFLLLYFLLSEIHVFGMKLDKAFKKPVSTRFIGALDTINNQIGKYLGIKILVSCLTGILVFIGLTLFGQDFPLVWAVLTFVFNFIPSIGSILAVFFIVITSLIQFYPNLNIVLYIFIYNTSIQMLIGNILEPKMQGKRLDISPFLLLCFLFFWGWLWGIVGLLIAYPFTVIVKVIVDNVSWLKSFSVFLGGSEILNNISHVSRKGKEI, encoded by the coding sequence ATGCTTGAAGATTTAAATACAAATCAAGGGTTAAGGCCCTGGAAAGTAGAATCTGTTTTTTATTGTATTGTTATAGTTTTAATATTTATTGGGGCTTTTAAAATAGCAGAAGCCGTATTTAAACCTTTGGCTATTTCCATAGTATTAGGATTTTTGGTTTATCCTGTTTATACTTTTTTAGCAAGATTAAAAGTTCCAAAATTTTTAATAGTTTTTATTATATTCTTTTTATTATTTTCTTTTTCTTATTTAATTTTTAGTTTTGTTTATTACAGCGTTACTGTTTTAATGAAGCAATTGCCCTACTATCAAAATCAATTGGCATTTATTATGAAAGATGTGCTTAGTAGATATAAGGTTGATAGTTCTGTTATTAATAGTATGAATTTCTCTGGTTATATATATCCGTTTCTAACAAGAGCTTCTAATGAAATTATTGGATTTACAAGCAGCTTAGTAGTAGTCTTTTTGTTGTTATATTTTTTGCTTTCAGAAATACATGTTTTTGGAATGAAGCTTGATAAAGCTTTTAAAAAGCCAGTATCTACTAGATTTATTGGGGCCCTAGATACGATTAATAATCAAATTGGCAAATATTTGGGGATAAAAATTCTTGTGAGTTGCTTAACAGGCATTTTGGTGTTTATTGGATTAACCTTATTTGGGCAAGACTTTCCTCTTGTCTGGGCAGTTCTTACTTTTGTTTTCAATTTTATTCCTAGCATTGGGTCTATATTAGCTGTGTTTTTTATTGTAATAACATCTTTAATTCAATTTTATCCAAATTTAAATATAGTGCTTTATATTTTTATATATAATACTTCTATTCAAATGTTGATTGGAAATATTCTTGAGCCAAAAATGCAGGGGAAAAGACTTGATATTTCACCATTTTTGCTTTTATGTTTTTTGTTTTTTTGGGGATGGCTTTGGGGTATTGTGGGTCTTTTAATAGCTTATCCTTTTACTGTGATTGTAAAGGTAATAGTTGACAATGTAAGTTGGTTAAAGTCTTTTTCTGTATTTCTAGGTGGTTCTGAGATTTTAAATAATATTAGCCATGTTTCTCGCAAAGGTAAGGAGATTTGA